The following are from one region of the Onthophagus taurus isolate NC unplaced genomic scaffold, IU_Otau_3.0 ScKx7SY_15, whole genome shotgun sequence genome:
- the LOC111422559 gene encoding uncharacterized protein yields MDDLICGYTSFWRIPPKFDGDVDKNFEYSSTIYFYPDTPRVVIEDEFIMVECFYKTKLIYTDFFAFVPVKSSYSIRGDNFNVLLMGFDGTSRLNFYRHWPNTKRVLDRLGAEELFGYNKVADASFANQMPLLAGVSMEELNQLCWGNYTSYFDDCSFIWDVFKTNGFVTAYADDTFAHGLFHGGDWVGFRNEHKTDYLFDYFMAEAESKIGNKKFGYFYDCLGARKTYKVFLNYVEKFLERMNRHKLKFFANFFETIMSHDSIFKPKISDPTISEFFNSELMKKTLQDTILIVYSDHGARFGPFRSFSFQGLIEDMLPYISFYFPPSFKKRHKKFYENFKINRHRLTTPYNIHETLLNLLHLNDNNIKSKHYSLFQEIPENRTCDDAKIPLEYCACGYKDRTISTFDSYKSALLIVSTINKITPRDKCEKLHLNKLLHSRIKIVGANLHYTVTLESLPNKGIFQGTVKLSKKGTKTMSFALVGQITRLNRYGEQSLCVKNDIKLKLYCYCKKNFN; encoded by the coding sequence ATGGATGATTTGATTTGTGGGTACACCTCATTTTGGAGAATCCCCCCAAAATTTGATGGAgatgttgataaaaatttcgaatattCATCGACGATTTATTTTTACCCGGATACACCTCGAGTTGTAATAGAAGACGAATTTATTATGGTggaatgtttttataaaacgaaACTGATTTATACCGATTTTTTCGCTTTCGTACCAGTGAAGAGTTCGTATTCAATTCGGGGTGATAATTTTAACGTGTTATTAATGGGGTTTGATGGAACATCGCGATTAAATTTTTACCGCCATTGGCCGAATACGAAACGAGTCCTCGATCGACTTGGAGCCGAAGAATTATTTGGATACAACAAAGTTGCAGATGCCAGTTTTGCCAATCAAATGCCACTTTTAGCTGGGGTATCAATGGAggaattaaatcaattatgtTGGGGGAATTACACGAGTTATTTCGATGATTGCTCGTTTATTTGGGATGTTTTTAAAACGAATGGGTTCGTTACTGCTTACGCTGATGATACATTTGCTCACGGACTTTTCCACGGTGGAGATTGGGTGGGATTCCGAAATGAGCATAAAACCGATTAtttgtttgattattttatGGCGGAGGCTGAGTCGAAAATCGGGAATAAAAAGTTTGGGTATTTTTACGATTGCCTCGGGGCGAGAAAAACTTACAAAGTCTTCTTAAATTACGTTGAAAAGTTCCTCGAGAGAATGAATCGgcacaaattaaaatttttcgcaAACTTTTTCGAAACGATTATGTCCCACGACAGCATTTTCAAACCAAAAATTTCAGATCCAACAATCTCCGAGTTCTTCAACAGCGAATTAATGAAGAAAACGCTTCAAGATACGATCTTAATCGTTTATAGCGACCACGGGGCGCGATTTGGCCCATTTCGCTCTTTTTCATTCCAAGGATTAATCGAAGATATGTTACCCTACATCTCCTTTTATTTCCCACCATCATTCAAGAAGCGccacaaaaaattttacgaaaactttaaaattaatcgacACAGATTAACAACACCCTACAACATCCACGAAACCTTACTAAATTTACTCCATCTTAAcgataataacattaaatcaaaacattacagtttatttcaagaaatcCCTGAAAATCGAACTTGCGATGACGCTAAAATTCCTCTAGAATATTGCGCGTGCGGATATAAAGATCGCACAATTTCAACGTTTGATTCGTACAAATCTGCGTTATTAATTGTATCGACCATCAATAAAATAACACCACGGGATAAATGCGAAAAATTACACTTAAACAAATTATTGCATTCGCGAATAAAAATTGTGGGTGCAAATTTGCATTATACGGTGACTTTGGAAAGTTTACCCAACAAAGGGATATTTCAGGGTACAGTGAAATTATCGAAAAAAGGTACGAAAACGATGTCTTTTGCGTTGGTGGGGCAAATTACGCGCTTAAATCGGTATGGGGAACAAAGTTTGTGTgtgaaaaatgatattaaattgaaattgtattgttattgtaaaaaaaattttaattaa